The following proteins are encoded in a genomic region of Rhodoferax aquaticus:
- a CDS encoding lytic murein transglycosylase: MHIRSFTIQLRHVRYASLLLSTLLAAGCASVSSVPSPPERSPVPSSPAAQGASVEPVATADPQQAFTQWVMKFRASARAAGIDEATLQAAFGDVRFVPRAIEADKAQPEFTRTVWDYLDTAVSAQRVSRGAAKLAELRKPGGLDIDAIAARYGIPAEVLVAIWGMESSYGSFMGDIPAIDALATLGFEGRREEWARGQLMAALKILQTKEVSKAQMVGSWAGAMGQTQFLPTTFLAYAVDADGDGRRDIWSSLPDVMASTAHFLARSGWVPGQEWGQEVRLPAGFDYARADLSQRQSSVAWARDGVQAMDGGVLSNLPDASVFLPAGARGPAFLVGNNFRTVLRYNNANSYALAVHLLAQRLGGGAPPQTPWPRELQALTRSQVLTMQSALNAKGFDTGAPDGVAGPATQRGVRQFQRSLGLPADGFLTVDLLQRIQTP, from the coding sequence ATGCACATTCGGTCTTTCACCATCCAGTTGCGCCACGTCAGATACGCAAGCTTGCTACTGTCCACCTTGCTTGCGGCAGGTTGCGCTTCGGTCTCGTCGGTGCCTAGCCCGCCAGAGCGTTCACCTGTGCCAAGCTCCCCGGCGGCTCAAGGTGCGTCTGTGGAGCCAGTCGCAACTGCGGACCCTCAGCAGGCCTTTACCCAATGGGTAATGAAGTTCCGTGCGTCTGCCCGCGCGGCAGGGATAGACGAAGCAACTTTGCAGGCGGCTTTTGGCGACGTGCGCTTTGTGCCGCGCGCCATAGAGGCAGACAAAGCGCAGCCAGAATTTACCCGCACCGTGTGGGATTATCTAGACACTGCAGTTTCCGCGCAGCGGGTGAGCCGTGGAGCCGCCAAGTTGGCGGAACTGCGCAAGCCCGGGGGCCTAGACATTGACGCGATTGCCGCCCGCTATGGCATACCTGCCGAGGTACTGGTGGCCATTTGGGGCATGGAGAGTAGCTACGGCAGCTTTATGGGTGATATTCCCGCCATTGATGCCCTAGCCACTCTGGGGTTTGAAGGCCGGCGCGAAGAGTGGGCGCGTGGCCAGCTCATGGCAGCCCTCAAAATTTTGCAAACCAAAGAAGTCTCTAAGGCACAAATGGTGGGCTCCTGGGCGGGGGCTATGGGGCAAACCCAGTTTTTGCCCACCACGTTTTTGGCATACGCCGTAGATGCAGATGGCGACGGCCGCCGAGACATATGGAGCAGCCTTCCGGATGTCATGGCCTCCACAGCCCACTTCTTGGCGCGCTCTGGGTGGGTGCCTGGGCAGGAGTGGGGCCAAGAGGTGCGCTTGCCCGCGGGCTTTGACTACGCGCGTGCGGACTTAAGTCAACGCCAAAGCAGTGTGGCCTGGGCGCGTGACGGCGTGCAGGCCATGGACGGTGGCGTTTTGTCTAACTTGCCCGATGCGTCAGTTTTTCTTCCCGCTGGCGCTCGCGGCCCAGCCTTCTTGGTGGGCAACAACTTTAGAACCGTACTGCGCTACAACAATGCCAATAGCTACGCATTGGCTGTGCATTTGCTGGCGCAGCGTTTGGGCGGAGGGGCACCACCCCAAACCCCGTGGCCACGCGAGCTGCAGGCATTGACGCGGTCCCAAGTGCTCACTATGCAAAGTGCACTGAATGCCAAAGGTTTTGACACGGGGGCTCCAGACGGTGTCGCAGGACCCGCCACGCAGCGCGGTGTGCGCCAGTTCCAGCGCAGCCTAGGCCTCCCCGCAGACGGGTTCCTCACAGTAGACTTGCTGCAACGCATTCAAACGCCTTAA
- a CDS encoding sodium:calcium symporter, whose product MSSSFLVYLDHPLAQVALFLAASALMIWRLQAIESKGFEGTVVGTLIMPYCSGFANLVFAFMMSRTPGNGRTVIENCIVNNVTNLTLILGLTTLIFAPKAAPVKAAAGKARSKKKTPSVDRLHQLELLFTLVALFLFTGTLWALAKDGVLDLYDGLVLVGLFLFWQVLHVFEILKNNVRKNRQFQWSILLDLLLLAAGVYGIYISVDFLVQWVSTSKSAYLNASHLGWLSGVLMVLPNAFIAFYYGFVGRQDIIVSSQVGDGHICIPMCIGLFALSDKISIPGFFQAGIYTIAGAACLHFVCIATLGRLPRALGVVLLGGYVAFVYAGVVQ is encoded by the coding sequence ATGAGTTCTAGTTTCCTCGTCTATTTGGACCACCCCTTGGCCCAAGTAGCGCTGTTTTTAGCCGCTTCGGCCTTGATGATTTGGCGCTTGCAAGCGATTGAGAGCAAAGGGTTTGAAGGCACGGTTGTGGGCACTCTCATCATGCCCTACTGCTCGGGGTTTGCGAACCTGGTGTTCGCCTTCATGATGAGCCGCACGCCGGGCAACGGCCGCACCGTGATTGAAAACTGCATCGTCAACAACGTGACCAATCTCACGCTGATTTTGGGGCTCACCACGCTCATCTTTGCGCCCAAGGCAGCACCTGTCAAAGCGGCTGCGGGCAAAGCGCGCAGCAAGAAAAAGACGCCTTCGGTGGACCGGCTGCACCAGCTGGAGCTGCTATTCACGCTGGTGGCGCTTTTCTTGTTTACCGGCACGCTGTGGGCGCTGGCCAAAGACGGTGTGCTGGACTTGTACGATGGACTGGTGCTGGTGGGGCTGTTCCTGTTTTGGCAGGTGCTGCATGTGTTTGAAATCTTGAAAAACAATGTGCGCAAGAACCGGCAGTTTCAGTGGTCTATCTTGCTAGACCTGCTGCTGCTAGCGGCGGGTGTCTATGGCATTTACATCAGCGTGGATTTTTTGGTGCAGTGGGTGAGCACCTCCAAAAGCGCGTACCTCAATGCCTCGCACCTGGGGTGGCTCAGTGGCGTACTGATGGTGTTGCCCAATGCGTTCATTGCGTTTTACTACGGCTTTGTGGGGCGGCAAGACATCATCGTGAGTTCCCAAGTGGGGGACGGGCATATCTGCATTCCCATGTGCATTGGGCTGTTTGCCTTGTCAGACAAAATCAGCATTCCCGGCTTTTTCCAGGCGGGCATTTACACCATCGCCGGGGCGGCTTGCCTGCACTTTGTGTGCATTGCCACCCTAGGCCGCCTGCCACGCGCGCTGGGCGTGGTGCTACTAGGCGGCTATGTAGCGTTTGTCTACGCCGGGGTGGTGCAGTAA
- a CDS encoding VOC family protein produces MPQNIACIALVVPDYDEAIAHYTQDLGFDLVEDTALPNGQRWVLVAPPGATGSRLLLAKAKGPEQLARVGDQTGGRVFLFLNTDDFWRDHARYLARGVQFLETPREESYATVAVFQDRFGNKWDLLQPKG; encoded by the coding sequence ATGCCCCAAAACATTGCCTGTATTGCCTTGGTCGTCCCCGACTATGACGAAGCGATTGCCCACTACACCCAAGACTTGGGCTTTGACTTGGTGGAAGACACCGCCTTGCCCAACGGCCAGCGCTGGGTGCTGGTGGCGCCGCCCGGTGCCACGGGCAGCCGCTTGCTCTTGGCCAAGGCCAAAGGCCCTGAGCAACTGGCCCGCGTGGGCGACCAAACCGGTGGGCGCGTGTTTTTGTTTTTGAACACCGACGACTTCTGGCGCGACCACGCCCGCTACCTAGCACGCGGCGTGCAGTTTTTAGAAACCCCACGCGAAGAGAGCTACGCCACCGTGGCCGTGTTTCAAGACAGGTTTGGCAACAAGTGGGACCTGCTGCAGCCCAAGGGGTGA
- a CDS encoding exopolyphosphatase, whose amino-acid sequence MSASKFRLVTRSDFDGLVCAVLLNELDLIDDIKFVHPKDMQDGKIDITSRDITTNLPYVAAAHLSFDHHESETIRNTGERPNHIISAHAPSAARVVYDYYGGAKAFPNISLEMMAAVDKADSAQFTHEEILEPTDWVLLNYLMDSRTGLGRFHEFRVSNYQLMMDLIQYCRNHGIDEILQLPDVIERVDLYFDHTARAREQIERCATVHQNLVVLDLRHEETIFAANRFLIYAMYPQCNISIHVMWGVHKQNTVFATGKSILDRNSKTHVGELMLQYGGGGHNAAGTCQVDNAQAGDVLGALIQRINSDG is encoded by the coding sequence ATGAGCGCAAGCAAATTCCGTCTGGTAACCCGCAGCGACTTTGACGGTCTGGTCTGCGCGGTGTTGCTCAACGAGCTGGACTTGATCGACGACATCAAGTTTGTCCACCCCAAGGACATGCAGGACGGCAAGATTGATATCACCAGCCGCGACATCACCACCAACCTGCCTTACGTAGCAGCGGCGCATTTGTCTTTTGACCACCACGAGTCCGAGACCATTCGCAACACCGGCGAGCGACCCAACCACATCATCTCGGCCCACGCCCCTTCGGCTGCGCGCGTGGTCTACGACTACTACGGCGGTGCCAAGGCGTTTCCGAACATCAGCCTGGAGATGATGGCGGCGGTGGACAAGGCCGACTCCGCCCAGTTCACGCACGAAGAAATTTTGGAGCCCACCGACTGGGTGTTGCTGAATTACCTGATGGACTCGCGCACCGGTCTGGGCCGTTTCCATGAATTCCGCGTCAGCAATTACCAGTTGATGATGGATCTGATCCAGTACTGCCGCAACCACGGCATCGACGAGATACTGCAATTGCCCGACGTCATCGAACGCGTGGACCTGTACTTCGACCATACAGCCCGTGCGCGCGAACAAATCGAACGCTGCGCCACCGTGCACCAGAACCTGGTGGTGCTAGACCTGCGCCATGAAGAAACCATCTTCGCCGCCAACCGCTTCCTGATCTATGCGATGTACCCGCAATGCAACATCTCCATCCACGTGATGTGGGGTGTTCACAAGCAAAACACCGTGTTTGCCACCGGCAAGTCGATTCTGGACCGCAACAGCAAGACCCATGTCGGAGAGCTCATGCTGCAATACGGCGGCGGTGGCCACAATGCAGCGGGCACCTGCCAGGTAGACAACGCGCAGGCCGGCGATGTACTGGGCGCCTTGATCCAGCGCATCAATTCGGACGGTTGA
- a CDS encoding Gfo/Idh/MocA family protein, whose protein sequence is MPQTNPVIHMLGRRLRLAAIGGGPGSFIGAMHRQAARLDDRFELVAAALSSDPDKSRAAGADLGLPADRSYGTAYALMEAEAMRADGADVVAIMTPNDSHHPYAMHALKLGFDVICDKPMANTLAQAQEVCAQVAHSQRVYCLTHNYTGYPLVRQAKAMVQAGHLGDIRLVQVEYVQGGRAKPGPSRTAWKDDVSRGGPSLVLGDIGTHAHNLLRFITGLEVEQVAAEVGTIVPTRQTHDYAGVLLRMQGGARGNLWVTQAAAGVENSLRIRVSGSLGTLEWAQESPQILSFKPLGAPAQTYTPNGPGTLPLAARSSRIASGHPEGFHEAFANLYADAAEAIAARRCGLAPDPLALYFPNATDGLLGVQFVTAVLQSSAQQGVWTTV, encoded by the coding sequence ATGCCCCAGACCAATCCGGTGATTCACATGCTGGGACGCCGCTTGCGGCTTGCTGCGATAGGTGGCGGACCAGGTTCGTTTATTGGGGCCATGCACCGCCAAGCCGCACGCTTGGACGATAGGTTTGAGTTGGTTGCAGCGGCTCTTTCGTCCGACCCCGACAAGTCGCGGGCTGCAGGCGCGGACCTGGGCTTGCCCGCAGACCGCAGCTATGGCACGGCCTACGCACTGATGGAGGCAGAAGCCATGCGGGCCGATGGCGCAGACGTGGTGGCCATCATGACTCCTAACGACAGCCATCACCCCTACGCCATGCACGCGTTGAAGCTTGGGTTTGACGTGATTTGCGACAAACCCATGGCCAACACCTTGGCCCAGGCCCAAGAGGTGTGCGCCCAAGTGGCCCACTCACAGCGGGTGTATTGCCTGACCCACAACTACACCGGGTATCCCTTGGTGCGCCAAGCCAAAGCGATGGTGCAGGCGGGCCACTTAGGTGACATCCGATTGGTGCAGGTGGAGTATGTGCAAGGCGGCCGTGCTAAGCCTGGCCCGAGTCGCACGGCCTGGAAAGACGATGTGAGCCGCGGTGGCCCGTCTTTGGTGCTGGGAGATATTGGAACCCACGCGCACAATTTGCTGCGCTTTATCACCGGGCTTGAGGTGGAACAAGTGGCCGCCGAAGTGGGCACCATCGTGCCCACCCGCCAAACGCACGACTATGCAGGGGTGCTTTTGCGCATGCAGGGCGGCGCGCGCGGTAATCTGTGGGTGACGCAGGCCGCCGCCGGGGTTGAAAACAGCTTGCGTATTCGCGTCAGTGGCTCATTGGGTACCCTAGAGTGGGCCCAAGAAAGCCCACAGATCCTGAGCTTTAAGCCGCTAGGCGCGCCTGCACAAACCTACACACCCAACGGCCCTGGCACTTTGCCACTGGCAGCGCGTTCCTCGCGCATTGCATCAGGCCACCCAGAGGGGTTTCACGAAGCTTTTGCCAACCTCTATGCGGACGCCGCAGAAGCCATTGCCGCGCGGCGTTGTGGCTTGGCGCCGGATCCTCTTGCCTTGTACTTCCCCAACGCAACGGATGGCTTGCTCGGCGTGCAGTTTGTGACGGCAGTTTTGCAATCCAGTGCCCAGCAAGGGGTTTGGACCACTGTGTAA
- the rpoH gene encoding RNA polymerase sigma factor RpoH: MTLQMAHSNTALAVANPWAMVPSLGNLDAYISAANRMPMLTLEEEQDFSRKFKNDNDLDAAGKLVLSHLRLVVSIARQYLGYGLPHGDLIQEGNVGLMKAVKRFDPDQGVRLVSYAMHWIKAEIHEYILKNWRMVKVATTKAQRKLFFNLRSMKQRYKSDDAAADAGTHRETLNADQVEAMARELKVKPEEVIEMETRLSGGDVVLDPGPADDGEDSFGPVTYLTDTSHEPIAMIEAHQRDILATDGIATALDSLDPRSRRIVEERWLKVNDDSSGGMTLHDLAAEYGVSAERIRQIEVAAMKKMKASLAQYA; the protein is encoded by the coding sequence ATGACTTTGCAAATGGCGCACTCAAACACGGCGTTGGCGGTGGCGAATCCATGGGCTATGGTGCCTTCTTTGGGCAATTTGGATGCTTATATCTCGGCAGCCAACCGCATGCCCATGCTCACATTAGAAGAAGAGCAAGACTTTTCTCGCAAGTTCAAGAACGACAATGACTTGGACGCCGCAGGAAAACTGGTGCTGTCCCATTTGCGGCTGGTGGTGTCGATTGCACGCCAGTACTTGGGCTACGGTTTACCCCATGGCGACTTGATTCAAGAAGGCAATGTGGGCCTGATGAAGGCTGTCAAGCGCTTTGACCCAGACCAAGGCGTGCGCTTGGTGAGCTATGCCATGCACTGGATCAAGGCCGAAATTCACGAGTACATCTTGAAAAACTGGCGCATGGTCAAAGTGGCAACCACCAAGGCGCAGCGCAAGTTGTTCTTCAACCTGCGCTCCATGAAGCAGCGCTACAAGAGTGACGATGCGGCCGCAGACGCAGGCACGCACCGGGAAACCCTGAACGCGGACCAAGTGGAGGCAATGGCGCGCGAGCTCAAGGTCAAGCCTGAAGAGGTCATTGAGATGGAAACACGCTTGTCTGGCGGTGATGTGGTGCTGGACCCCGGCCCGGCAGATGATGGCGAAGATTCTTTTGGCCCGGTGACTTACCTGACGGATACCAGCCACGAGCCGATTGCCATGATTGAAGCGCACCAGCGTGACATCTTGGCCACCGACGGCATTGCCACGGCACTGGATAGCTTGGACCCACGCAGCCGCCGCATAGTCGAAGAGCGTTGGCTCAAGGTCAACGATGACAGCTCAGGTGGCATGACCTTGCACGATTTGGCTGCTGAATATGGCGTGAGTGCAGAGCGCATTCGGCAAATTGAGGTAGCCGCCATGAAGAAAATGAAGGCAAGCTTGGCGCAATACGCGTAA
- a CDS encoding BrnA antitoxin family protein produces the protein MTAKKPTTPATWTDPDDAPALPEAFFQRADRYEGAVLKPRGRPRAASTKEPVKIRLDADVLAALRASGDGWQTRINDALRASLQLAGKLG, from the coding sequence ATGACCGCGAAAAAGCCTACTACGCCCGCTACATGGACTGACCCAGACGACGCGCCGGCGTTGCCCGAAGCCTTCTTTCAGAGGGCCGATCGCTACGAAGGCGCGGTGCTCAAACCGCGTGGTCGTCCCCGTGCGGCCAGTACCAAAGAGCCCGTAAAAATCCGGCTGGATGCTGATGTGCTGGCCGCTTTGCGTGCCAGCGGTGATGGTTGGCAGACGCGTATCAACGACGCCCTGCGGGCATCATTGCAGTTGGCGGGGAAGCTTGGGTGA
- a CDS encoding EamA family transporter produces the protein MRGRDIALALVVIAVWGVNFAVIKVGVADVPPLLLGALRFMLAAFPAVLLVRPPKVPLRLYLIYGLTISVGQFSLLFSAIYVGMPTGLASLVLQSQAFFTMLFAALWLKEHWQPNQLAGLLLAALGLVCIGSAHGVSMPLAGFLLTIGAAVMWATGNIVTRTISRHGPMNQFAFVVWASLVPPLPFLALSYVLEGPAAISTALHNFGWVSFGSVAYLAWVATLLGYGLWTFLMSRYAANRVAPFSLMVPMVGLTTGWVVFGEALKPIHYAGGALLMAGLLVNLFGGPLFAKLKAV, from the coding sequence ATGCGTGGACGCGATATCGCTTTGGCGCTGGTGGTTATCGCGGTGTGGGGCGTTAACTTTGCGGTCATCAAAGTGGGCGTTGCCGATGTACCGCCGCTCTTGCTGGGCGCGCTGCGTTTCATGCTGGCCGCGTTTCCGGCCGTGCTCTTGGTGCGTCCACCCAAGGTTCCGTTGCGTCTGTACCTCATTTACGGCCTCACGATCTCGGTAGGGCAGTTTTCTCTGCTGTTCTCTGCCATTTATGTGGGTATGCCTACAGGCTTAGCCTCGTTGGTACTGCAGTCGCAGGCTTTTTTCACCATGCTCTTTGCCGCCCTCTGGCTCAAAGAGCATTGGCAGCCTAACCAGTTGGCCGGCTTGCTCTTGGCGGCGCTGGGTTTGGTGTGCATTGGCAGCGCACATGGCGTGTCTATGCCGCTGGCGGGTTTTTTGCTCACTATTGGCGCTGCAGTGATGTGGGCTACCGGCAATATCGTCACCCGCACCATCAGCCGCCATGGGCCCATGAACCAGTTTGCTTTTGTGGTGTGGGCTAGCTTGGTGCCGCCGTTGCCATTTTTGGCCCTGTCGTACGTGTTGGAAGGCCCTGCGGCAATAAGCACAGCGCTGCACAACTTTGGCTGGGTGTCATTTGGCTCGGTGGCGTATTTGGCATGGGTGGCCACCTTGTTGGGCTATGGTCTGTGGACGTTTTTGATGTCCCGCTACGCCGCCAACCGGGTGGCCCCGTTTAGCCTGATGGTGCCCATGGTGGGCTTGACCACCGGTTGGGTGGTGTTTGGCGAAGCACTAAAGCCGATTCACTATGCTGGTGGAGCTTTGCTCATGGCGGGGCTCTTGGTCAATCTCTTTGGCGGCCCCCTGTTTGCCAAGCTCAAAGCGGTTTAG
- a CDS encoding C40 family peptidase has product MALSFAKHVGLISRGPWAPVRAVTLCVLVAVLCGCASAPPPAPVATLPPPPPVASGRLSEDQANDVTLMAIGLVGTPYRYGGNTPAGGFDCSGLIAYVYKERAGVLTPRSVAAMADWGQPVAAHAVKTGDLAIFIQDGRASHAGIYVGEGRFVHAPSTGGVVRLDPLQSKYWAKVPVRFRRP; this is encoded by the coding sequence ATGGCCCTGTCTTTCGCTAAGCATGTTGGTCTGATCTCCCGTGGACCTTGGGCACCTGTGCGGGCCGTGACCCTGTGTGTCTTGGTTGCTGTGCTTTGCGGATGCGCTTCTGCGCCACCACCCGCGCCAGTGGCCACTTTGCCACCCCCACCCCCAGTTGCCAGTGGGCGGCTCTCGGAAGACCAGGCCAATGACGTGACCCTGATGGCCATTGGCCTCGTGGGTACACCTTACCGTTACGGTGGCAACACCCCTGCAGGTGGTTTTGATTGCAGTGGCCTGATCGCCTATGTCTATAAAGAGCGGGCAGGCGTACTGACCCCGCGCTCAGTAGCCGCTATGGCGGACTGGGGGCAACCGGTCGCCGCCCATGCGGTTAAGACGGGCGACTTGGCCATCTTTATCCAAGACGGCCGTGCCAGCCATGCGGGCATCTATGTCGGAGAGGGGCGGTTCGTCCACGCGCCTTCAACCGGTGGGGTTGTGCGCTTAGATCCCTTGCAGTCCAAGTACTGGGCTAAGGTGCCGGTACGGTTTCGCAGGCCCTGA
- a CDS encoding EamA family transporter, with protein MGSHNTRLANSVPLLAVLGSVIALGIGTSFAKHLFPVVGSLGTTALRVGFSALLMLALWRPWRWALSRSDAISLLRYGVALGLMNLLFYMSLRTIPFGVAVAIEFSGPLTVALLSSRKAINFVWLALAMVGLGLLLPLGDNVASLDPEGVAYALLAAVFWGAYIVFGKRVGHLHAGHSVALGLSVAAITVVPFGVWHAGTALLSPSILLYGLLVAAVSSAIPISLEMMALKRLPQEAFGIMTSMEPAVAALLGLLVLNEHLTALQWVAIVCTMLAAAGSAWTAAPPNPATKPAAQES; from the coding sequence ATGGGTAGCCACAACACACGGCTTGCCAACAGCGTGCCGCTGCTGGCGGTACTGGGCTCGGTCATTGCGCTGGGTATTGGCACCTCGTTTGCCAAGCATTTGTTTCCGGTGGTGGGCTCTTTGGGCACCACGGCGCTGCGCGTGGGGTTTTCTGCGCTACTGATGTTGGCGCTGTGGCGACCGTGGCGCTGGGCGCTCTCGCGCAGCGATGCAATATCGCTGCTGCGCTATGGCGTGGCCCTGGGTTTGATGAACCTGCTGTTTTATATGTCGCTGCGCACCATTCCGTTTGGGGTGGCGGTGGCGATTGAGTTTTCAGGGCCGCTGACGGTGGCGCTGTTGTCGTCGCGCAAGGCCATTAACTTCGTGTGGCTGGCGCTGGCCATGGTGGGCTTGGGCTTGCTGCTGCCACTGGGCGACAACGTGGCAAGCCTAGACCCCGAGGGCGTAGCCTACGCCTTATTGGCGGCGGTGTTTTGGGGTGCCTACATTGTGTTTGGCAAGCGTGTAGGGCACTTACACGCGGGCCATTCGGTGGCCCTGGGCCTGAGTGTGGCGGCGATTACCGTGGTGCCGTTTGGCGTGTGGCACGCAGGTACGGCTTTGCTGTCGCCCTCCATTTTGTTGTATGGCTTGTTGGTGGCGGCTGTGTCGAGCGCCATTCCTATTTCGCTGGAGATGATGGCTTTGAAGCGCTTGCCGCAAGAGGCCTTTGGCATCATGACCAGCATGGAGCCTGCAGTGGCGGCCCTCTTAGGCTTGCTGGTGCTTAACGAGCATTTGACTGCGCTGCAGTGGGTGGCCATTGTGTGCACCATGCTGGCCGCTGCTGGCAGTGCGTGGACGGCCGCACCACCCAACCCCGCCACTAAGCCTGCAGCGCAAGAAAGTTAG
- a CDS encoding BrnT family toxin: protein MQIEFDSQKREKTLAERGLDFARAAEVFAGPHFTGQDERTDYAEDRFITVGLLDARLVVLVWTPRGKVRRMISMRKANDREKAYYARYMD, encoded by the coding sequence ATGCAAATTGAATTTGACAGCCAAAAGCGAGAGAAGACACTGGCCGAAAGAGGCCTCGACTTCGCCCGCGCTGCTGAAGTATTTGCAGGGCCGCACTTCACCGGGCAGGACGAACGCACCGACTATGCCGAAGACCGCTTCATTACGGTTGGCCTGTTGGATGCACGCTTGGTGGTGCTGGTGTGGACCCCACGCGGCAAGGTGCGCCGCATGATCAGTATGAGGAAAGCCAATGACCGCGAAAAAGCCTACTACGCCCGCTACATGGACTGA
- a CDS encoding GNAT family N-acetyltransferase produces the protein MTTITFTLADPHTHRADLLRLSKEYMDWVLGELSALTGASPEAMMGMPVATYVESTLDKVCGELPPVGAFYLVHADGVLAGMGGLRRVEDGVGEVKRIYVRPDQRGKRLGEAIMQRVLADAADFGYARMLLDSAPFMQSAHRLYENMGFQYRSAYEPTEVPPQFHAIWRFMERGQ, from the coding sequence ATGACCACCATCACCTTCACACTTGCCGATCCTCACACGCACCGTGCGGACCTTCTGCGCTTGAGCAAAGAATACATGGACTGGGTGCTCGGTGAGCTCTCGGCCCTCACGGGTGCCAGCCCCGAAGCCATGATGGGCATGCCGGTTGCCACTTACGTGGAGAGCACCTTAGACAAAGTGTGTGGTGAGCTGCCGCCCGTGGGTGCGTTCTACTTGGTGCATGCCGACGGTGTGCTGGCAGGCATGGGGGGCTTGCGGCGCGTAGAAGACGGCGTGGGCGAGGTCAAGCGCATTTATGTGCGCCCTGACCAGCGCGGCAAGCGCTTGGGTGAGGCCATCATGCAGCGCGTGCTGGCCGATGCGGCGGACTTTGGCTACGCCCGCATGCTGCTGGACTCGGCGCCGTTTATGCAGTCGGCCCACCGCTTGTACGAAAACATGGGCTTCCAATACCGCAGTGCCTACGAGCCCACCGAGGTGCCCCCACAGTTTCACGCCATCTGGCGCTTTATGGAGCGTGGGCAATAA
- a CDS encoding multidrug effflux MFS transporter — translation MNPDAQSLWRGPQWAFAVLLAILGMLGPFSIDTYLPAFAGIQQSLDASAVQMQQTLSAYLFGFAFMSLFHGAISDSFGRRPVVLWGLAVFTLASAGCALSQNIGQLIFFRAVQGLSTGAGIVVSRAIIRDMFPPSQAQKVMSQVTIFFGVAPAIAPMVGGWLLVHSNWHAIFWFLCAIGVALWVINVRWLPETLHLNQRQEFNVKHLLRGYRQLGADPRFILLALASGVPFNGMFLYILSAPVFLGEHLGLQPQQFFWFFVLTIGGIMAGAMVSGRLAGKIAPKKQIRIGFVIMLTIGLVNLLANLVFKAHVSWALFPIAVFAFGWSLMVPVVTLLVLDLHPERRGMASSLQMCVGSTANGFVAGVISPLVMHSTVGLATASVCMMGIGLGAWIFMRKRWPEIGQAVSHA, via the coding sequence ATGAATCCCGACGCTCAGAGTCTTTGGCGTGGCCCGCAATGGGCTTTTGCTGTTTTGTTAGCCATCTTGGGCATGCTGGGGCCGTTTTCGATTGACACCTATTTGCCGGCGTTTGCGGGCATTCAGCAGTCTTTAGATGCCTCAGCGGTGCAAATGCAGCAAACCCTGTCGGCCTACCTGTTTGGTTTTGCCTTTATGAGTCTGTTTCATGGCGCCATCTCGGACAGCTTTGGCCGCAGGCCTGTGGTACTGTGGGGGCTGGCGGTGTTTACCTTGGCGTCTGCTGGGTGCGCCTTGTCGCAAAACATTGGGCAGCTGATCTTCTTTCGCGCCGTGCAGGGCCTGTCCACGGGTGCAGGCATTGTGGTGTCACGCGCCATCATTCGTGACATGTTTCCGCCATCGCAGGCCCAGAAGGTGATGAGCCAGGTCACCATCTTTTTTGGTGTGGCCCCGGCCATTGCGCCCATGGTGGGCGGCTGGTTGTTGGTGCACAGCAATTGGCACGCCATCTTCTGGTTCTTGTGCGCGATAGGTGTCGCGCTGTGGGTGATCAATGTGCGCTGGTTGCCTGAAACCTTGCATTTAAACCAACGCCAAGAGTTCAATGTGAAACACCTGCTGCGCGGTTATCGCCAGTTGGGTGCTGACCCGCGCTTTATCTTGTTGGCCCTGGCCAGTGGCGTGCCTTTCAATGGCATGTTTTTGTACATTTTGAGTGCACCGGTGTTCTTGGGTGAACACTTGGGCTTACAGCCGCAGCAGTTCTTCTGGTTCTTTGTGTTGACCATTGGCGGCATCATGGCCGGGGCCATGGTCAGCGGGCGATTGGCGGGCAAGATTGCACCTAAAAAGCAAATTCGCATTGGCTTTGTCATCATGCTGACCATCGGCTTGGTCAATTTGTTGGCCAACCTGGTGTTCAAAGCGCATGTCAGTTGGGCTTTGTTTCCTATTGCGGTGTTTGCGTTTGGCTGGTCGCTCATGGTGCCGGTGGTCACGCTTTTGGTGCTAGACCTGCACCCCGAGCGCCGGGGCATGGCCTCTAGCTTGCAAATGTGTGTGGGCTCCACCGCCAACGGCTTTGTGGCCGGCGTCATATCGCCCTTGGTCATGCACAGCACCGTGGGCTTGGCTACCGCCTCGGTCTGCATGATGGGCATTGGTTTGGGCGCGTGGATTTTTATGCGCAAGCGTTGGCCCGAGATTGGCCAAGCCGTGTCCCACGCCTAA